The genome window CTCAACAGTAGTTCGTTATAGACGAGAACTCGAGAAGGGTTCCAGAAGGACGAGCACAAACTGCAGATCAAACACTAGCTTTTCTCCTAGTCAAGTGGCTTCGATGGTTGCACATTGGGATTGCAAGATTTCTGATTATAACGGTTCTTGACAAGTGGAACCAGCGATTGGACAACATCAGCCATTAATGGCCTATAGTCAGCCTCTGGTTGAACACACATGGCAGCAATAGCAGCCACTTGGACAGCATCTTTCAAGGAATATTGACCTTCCGATGCTGGATCCAAGATCCGCACAACTTTATCTCGGTCAGTGAGCATAGGCAATGCCTGCAGTAATTCAACAAGTGCCAGGTTAGATATATATGCAATGTTCGACTATCAGCACACAGGCTGATGTTTTCCAACCATTCTAATTAATACATGTCATTGTACATGAAAAATCTTAGTATAGGATCAAAGACAATTGAATTTTTATGACAGCAAGGAACTGAAGTGCATGTTCTCATTGAAGAACTGAAGACTATACATATATCCAATTTACTCATCATAATCACCTAAACTTTTTTGCAGTTGAAGGAGACACAATTGTACAGTCGATACTAATTTTATATTAACAACTAAACACTTCCATTACGTTATGATCCATGATGGCAGAAGAAAACAGCTCAAAGCAAAGCCATATTATCAGTAACGTTTGCCTTACCCAGTTAACTAAAACACCTTCTCCAGGAGACCTCTTCATATCAACTGGTACTCTGCCAGTAAGCAATTCCAAAAGCACAACACCATAACTGTACACATCTGATTTGGTAGTCAAATGCCCAGCCAATGCATACCTACACAGATTTGCAGTATGTGCATCATATTAGACAGTATAATCAGTTCTTTAGAACACAAAAGTGATTGAGCAAATGACAGACCGAGATCAAACTTATGACCTTGCATAAGGGGATTTAGCAAGTAGTTAAGTCTACAAAAAGTAATAAATGAACATTAGCCTGATCTTACTCTGGTGCAACATAGCCTTGTGTGCCCAAAACTCGAGTTGAGACATGACCACCAGCTCTATCAGATCCAAGTTTGGCTAGACCAAAGTCTGAAATTCTTGCATGGAAGTCCTTGTCCAGGAGAATATTGCTACTCTTGAAGTCTCTATGTATAACAGGTGGATTAACATGTTCATGAAGATATTCCAAACCTTTGGCTGCTTCAAGTGCAATTCTCATTCTTGTGTCCCAGTCCAATTTTGAGATTCCACCACATGAACCTAGAACAATGTCTTAGAACTA of Zea mays cultivar B73 chromosome 8, Zm-B73-REFERENCE-NAM-5.0, whole genome shotgun sequence contains these proteins:
- the LOC100193562 gene encoding putative protein kinase superfamily protein, coding for MTDGDDEYKREESVALLVIVFLAALSLLSVIAAFAYYCYITRKVSRRLQAFHIPKRSSSHHTLPPRALPPQQQGTDNPSSNSTRDGVGAAAMSVVAAGERGVQVFSYRQLHAATGGFDRAHMVGQGSFGTVYRGVLPDGRKVAVKLMDRPGKQGEDEFEMEVELLSRLRSPYLLGLIGHCSEGEHCLLVYEFMANGGLQEHLYPNRGSCGGISKLDWDTRMRIALEAAKGLEYLHEHVNPPVIHRDFKSSNILLDKDFHARISDFGLAKLGSDRAGGHVSTRVLGTQGYVAPEYALAGHLTTKSDVYSYGVVLLELLTGRVPVDMKRSPGEGVLVNWALPMLTDRDKVVRILDPASEGQYSLKDAVQVAAIAAMCVQPEADYRPLMADVVQSLVPLVKNRYNQKSCNPNVQPSKPLD